The Limnochorda sp. LNt genome includes a region encoding these proteins:
- a CDS encoding TrmH family RNA methyltransferase, with the protein MKELRRLLSRPAERRARRQWVLEGVRLIEDAQRAGLIVRHLVVARRLVEAQDGDGAVAALMAEVEQRGGRVSLCSDGIVSLLADTAHPQGVVALVEGELPALPSPGRLAPPVLMLAGVQDPGNVGTILRSAAAAGVGAVVLDAGCADLSHPKVIRASAGAVFRVPAARLTEPGALPTLARQLRGRGWQVLGLEAHGGTPYHAVALGGPVALVAGSEARGIAPDLAAECSGFLTIPLARGIESLNVAAAVAVVLFEAARQRAGRG; encoded by the coding sequence GTGAAGGAGCTGCGACGCCTGCTGAGCAGGCCGGCCGAGCGTCGCGCCCGGCGGCAGTGGGTCCTCGAGGGGGTGCGGCTCATCGAGGACGCGCAGCGGGCCGGGCTGATCGTGCGCCACTTGGTGGTGGCGCGGCGGCTGGTGGAGGCGCAGGACGGCGACGGCGCCGTGGCCGCGCTCATGGCCGAGGTCGAGCAGAGGGGGGGCCGGGTGTCGCTCTGCAGCGATGGCATCGTCTCCCTGCTCGCCGACACCGCCCATCCCCAAGGCGTGGTCGCGCTCGTCGAGGGGGAGCTGCCGGCGCTGCCGTCTCCGGGACGGCTCGCACCGCCGGTGCTGATGCTGGCCGGCGTGCAGGACCCCGGCAACGTGGGGACCATCCTGCGCTCGGCTGCGGCCGCCGGGGTCGGCGCCGTCGTCTTGGATGCCGGATGCGCCGACCTCTCCCATCCCAAGGTCATCCGTGCCAGCGCCGGGGCCGTGTTTCGCGTGCCGGCGGCCCGGCTGACGGAGCCGGGGGCCCTCCCGACGCTGGCCCGCCAGCTGCGCGGCCGGGGCTGGCAGGTGCTGGGCCTGGAGGCGCACGGCGGCACGCCTTATCACGCCGTCGCCCTGGGCGGTCCGGTCGCGCTGGTGGCTGGCAGCGAAGCCAGGGGGATCGCCCCCGACCTGGCGGCCGAGTGCAGCGGCTTCCTGACCATCCCGCTGGCAAGAGGCATCGAGTCGCTCAACGTGGCCGCCGCCGTGGCGGTGGTGCTCTTCGAGGCGGCTCGCCAGCGCGCCGGCAGGGGCTGA
- the pheS gene encoding phenylalanine--tRNA ligase subunit alpha, translating to MPWPDTRYLEQLREAALARIESAPDEQALEAVRVELLGRKGQVTTLLRQLGQIPDPEARRQAGQHLNQLREELEQRLGSRQQALRRRAVRERLASERIDVTLPGRAVPIGRLHPVTRTLEEMLRIFVGMGFEVVEGPEVELDYYNFQALGIPKDHPARDMQDTFYVTDEVVLRTHTSPMQVRTMLARRPPVRVVVPGKVYRKDADVTHSPVFHQVEGLLVDEGIRMSDLKGMLSAFARSLYGPDRPVRFVPSYFPFTEPSAEMYVQCGICRGAGCRACKGSGWLEILGCGMVHPQVLRNVGYDPQRYTGFAWGMGVERITMLRYGIDDIRLLFENDLRFLRQF from the coding sequence ATGCCCTGGCCGGACACCCGCTACCTGGAGCAGCTGCGGGAGGCGGCGCTGGCCCGCATCGAGTCGGCGCCGGACGAGCAGGCCCTGGAGGCCGTGCGGGTCGAGCTGTTGGGGCGCAAGGGCCAGGTGACGACATTACTGCGGCAGCTGGGCCAGATCCCCGATCCCGAGGCCCGCCGCCAGGCCGGCCAGCACCTCAACCAGCTCCGGGAGGAGCTGGAGCAGCGGCTCGGCTCGCGCCAGCAGGCGCTCCGGCGCCGGGCGGTACGGGAGCGGCTGGCCAGCGAGCGCATCGATGTGACGCTGCCGGGGCGCGCGGTGCCCATCGGGCGGCTGCATCCGGTGACGCGCACGCTGGAGGAGATGCTGCGCATCTTCGTCGGCATGGGCTTCGAGGTGGTGGAGGGCCCCGAGGTGGAGCTCGACTACTACAACTTCCAGGCCCTCGGGATCCCCAAGGATCACCCGGCCCGTGACATGCAGGACACGTTCTACGTCACGGACGAAGTGGTGCTGCGGACCCACACCTCCCCCATGCAGGTGCGCACCATGCTGGCGCGTCGGCCGCCCGTGCGGGTGGTGGTGCCGGGCAAGGTCTATCGCAAGGACGCCGACGTGACGCACTCGCCCGTCTTCCACCAGGTGGAGGGTCTGCTGGTCGACGAGGGCATCCGCATGTCGGACCTCAAGGGGATGCTGAGCGCCTTCGCTCGCAGCCTCTACGGGCCGGACCGACCCGTGCGCTTCGTGCCCAGCTACTTCCCGTTTACGGAGCCCAGTGCCGAGATGTACGTCCAGTGCGGGATCTGCCGGGGAGCGGGCTGCCGGGCCTGCAAGGGGTCGGGGTGGCTGGAGATCCTGGGGTGCGGCATGGTGCACCCCCAGGTGCTGCGCAACGTGGGCTACGACCCCCAGCGCTACACGGGCTTCGCCTGGGGCATGGGGGTCGAGCGGATCACGATGCTGCGCTACGGCATCGACGACATCCGGCTCCTCTTCGAGAACGACCTGCGCTTCTTGCGTCAGTTTTGA
- a CDS encoding YqzL family protein, whose amino-acid sequence MLTADFFWRLFEATGSITAYLLYRQLKSLTR is encoded by the coding sequence ATGCTCACGGCTGACTTCTTCTGGAGGCTGTTCGAGGCCACGGGTTCCATCACCGCCTATCTGCTCTACCGGCAGCTCAAGAGCCTGACCCGGTAA